A region of Neovison vison isolate M4711 chromosome 7, ASM_NN_V1, whole genome shotgun sequence DNA encodes the following proteins:
- the CCER2 gene encoding coiled-coil domain-containing glutamate-rich protein 2, with amino-acid sequence MQRHGPASVLLLLPLPLLLALLLGAATAAPLVPRSSKEELTRCLAEVVTEVLALGQAQRSPCTALLHKEMCQTEPYGCVSTKEKGLLLEDFKKQEAGKTRSSQEVREEEEEAAERAHKSEVREQTIHEQLHSRLRQEENEEEEEEEEKAEEEEKRKKGGPMESFEGEGLWRHRLEGRGGPQKRVAEQASDEETAQFEAEEKGLQVLGEGGGLWRGAEGGGGEGHEDSPHRHHSHQPEAEPKQEEKEEASEREEHDMERLEHVRKELKKATEILGEEIRREG; translated from the exons ATGCAGCGCCACGGGCCCGCCTctgtgctgctgttgctgccGTTGCCCCTGCTGTTGGCGCTGCTGCTGGGGGCAG CCACCGCTGCTCCCTTGGTGCCAAGATCCTCCAAGGAAGAG CTGACTCGCTGTCTGGCCGAGGTGGTCACGGAAGTACTGGCGCTGGGCCAGGCCCAGAGAAGCCCTTGCACAGCTCTCCTCCACAAAG aaatgtgtcagacagagccttatgGCTGTGTGTCCACCAAAGAGAAAGGCCTACTGCTTGAGGATTTCAAGAAGCAAGAGGCTGGGAAGACAAGGTCCAGCCAGGAagtgagggaagaggaagaggaggcagcagagagggCCCACAAGTCTGAGGTGCGGGAACAGACCATCCATGAGCAGCTCCACAGCCGGCTCCGCCAGGAGGAgaacgaggaggaggaggaggaggaggagaaggcagaggaggaggagaaaaggaagaaggggggGCCCATGGAATCCTTCGAAGGCGAAGGCCTATGGAGGCATCGCCTAGAGGGCAGAGGGGGCCCCCAGAAGCGAGTGGCAGAGCAGGCCAGTGATGAGGAGACAGCGCAGTTCGAGGCGGAGGAGAAGGGCCTGCAGGTGCTAGGCGAGGGCGGCGGCCTGTGGCGGGGAGCCGAGGGGGGCGGAGGAGAGGGACACGAGGACTCGCCGCACCGCCACCACTCCCACCAGCCAGAAGCTGAgcccaagcaggaggagaaggaagaggcttCGGAGAGGGAG GAGCACGACATGGAGCGGCTGGAGCACGTGAGAAAGGAGCTGAAGAAGGCAACCGAGATTCTGGGGGAGGAGATCAGGAGGGAGGGATGA